The genomic segment AAAAGGGGCCAAACCTAGCCACCTCCTGGGTTTTCTAATTCCAAATCTATTGCTCACGACCACTCCACTGCCTATATGTAACACAAAAGAAGTACAGTCCCTGCCCAAGAAAGATCAGGCAGGGCTGACAGTCCTGTTCTTTTGTTCTAACTGCCAAGAGCATGGAATCGATCATTTTCAATCTGATGTGTTTTATCATGCAGACAGAGCCTTTGTTCGAGGAGCCTAggcttctattcccattttacctcAGACAACTTAGTGGGTTGTGGCAAGATGCCAAAGTTTTCTGGAAATCAATCATCCCCTAGGAGGATTCTGCAAGTCTGTAGCACCTGTGAGCAAAgatgcatttcttttttctcttggttcCTTTCCAGACCTCTGACTGTACCCTGGTAGGTGGGTCAGGGGCCAGGGGTATATGTCCAGCCTGTGCATGGGGTCTTGTGTATAGTagtgctcagtaaacatctgAATGAACTGCACATCCGGGCAGGGACTCAAGGCACAGGACAGACTTGGGTGTCTTACCAGGTGATGCTCCGCAATGCTTATCAGCCAGTTAGCACCCAAAGGCCTCATCTGGACCCTGAGCACCAGGGATATCCCCCATCCCTTGCACCTAACATCTCTAGAGAAGGCACAGTTAGCCAATATGGAAAAAGTGGAGACTGAGGTTCTGATTTACTGTTTGCTGAGTACAAATGAATGCTGACGTGAGGATCGTGGCCGAGGAGTCTGGCACCCTCTAGAGGCACAGGCCGCATGCCTTCAGGCTGCTCACTCTGAAGCCTTGCACCCTGGGTAGCTTTTTCCTATTGGTGTGCCTAGTCTTATTTCGTGGCCTGCTGATCACTTACAATAGTTAAAGTGAATTTCTAAATATAACTAAGACCCATCTGGCCCTTTTCAGAGAGCTATGGCAATCTGGGAATGAGCCATTTCATCCACAGCTTGTAACTCACATACAGAAGATGTGCAAGAACTGCCAACTGCCCGCTAAGAACAGCGCTCTGCACACCAATAGCTCATCTTTAAATAACTATTCCTAAGGCACCTTAAGAAGTGTCTGGATCCAGATGTGTACCTGTTCAACGAAGTCATCACCATCCAGACTCCTAGTATGTGGCTTTTTCTTAATGGTCCCAAGATAGCTGCTCCATCTCCAGGCGTCATATCTGCTTTCCAGACAGAGGAAAGGGGGAAAGTCAAAATCAGTTCCAACCTTTTTTTTGACAGAACCTGTCCTTTTTATTGGGAAAGTCACAGCTAGTAGACTTTTACCTTCACCTCATTGGCTGGCAGTACATTGTGTGGCCAGCTTGTCCTGTAAGAAGCACCCGGAAATCAAGTTTTGCAGCTAGGTGATCAAAACTGGGATGATTCTATTAATAAGAAAAAGGGGTGAATGGGTAGTTACAGGTGACTGTCAGTATTTTCCACAAtatatgtgtgatttttttttttagcattactAAAAATGTCTTCAAGGAAGGAGTTAGTTTTGAAGAGAATGTAGGAAGAAAGCTAGAGATACGGCTTTGCAGGGGAGACAGACGAAGACATGAGCTGGAGGAAGGGCATGTGGGAGCATGGAGGTGGCAGCAGGCAGGCCCTGCAGGGTGACAGGAGGGGAAGCTACTGCTCCCTCCTGGTCTGGCACATGGACCCTCGAGCCCAGTGAACTGAGCTTCAGCTTcctgcttctccctccctgcctccccgctAAGCAGAAGTGGCTTTGTGACAATGGTGCAGCCAGGGGCCCAGGACCCAGCCCTGAGGCTAGAGAGAACCCTCCTTTCACTCAGGCCTTCACTGTGGGGGCCTTAGGCACTGGAGTGGATGCTCAGGGACCCCCACTCCGGGCTAAGAACTAACCAGGTGTTACAACCTCCTTCTCACGTTCTTCCCATTTTCCTCCTCTCTGTGGGATGGCAAAGCATAAACAGAGTAAACCAGTGTCAGCCCTCCATTTCAGGAGCAACAGAGGCCATCCAGGAAGGCCCCTGGGGCCCATGTCCACACCTTGCCATGTCTCTGTGGCCATCTTTCCGAGGCAGATGGAAGCTGGGGCGGAAGGACTCAATGTGGGATCTGTGGCTCCCCAGACAGGACAAGGAGACCCTGCAGGAAAGGTGGGTGAGGGATGGCTGCCTCTTTGGAGACAACAGCTTCCCGGCCACCCTGCGCTCCGCTGGCGGTGGGCCCCTGCTGCGGAAGCTGCCGCCCGGCCTGCAGTGAGGAGGCCTCCGTTCAGGGCCCAGGGAGGAGACCTCCCAACAGCACACATGCAGTGTGCCAACCCAGGCCTGCCTCCCAATGGCTCCGCCTCTCAGATACCAGGTCTTACTCACTGCCATCGGACCCTGTGTGAAGGGACCTGGGTGAATCTCCACATTCTTGATTTTCATTTGGAGAAAACCAGGGCTGATCCTCAGAGGGGTCTAAGATGCAGCTCATCCTCAGGCCCTGCCCGGAAACACACAGAGCAGCTGCAGCCAAAAATATATCAAGGGGCTGCCTAGCTTCATCTGCGATGGCAAGGCAACCTGAGTCACGGCCAATTCCATCTGCCGGAGAGGCAAATTTTAATGTCTTCACCACCCGACCCCCAAATCAGTCTCATAAAACATGTAAATTAAGAAGCTATTAATCACTTTATAAAAGTATTCTTTGCTTCACAAAAAAGCACACCCACAATTCTTCTAAAAGGCAACTTAATATGTCCTAATGCAATTCAGCTCCCCCAGAGTGGACTCACACGTTAGATTCCTGGAACACAGCAAGTAAACAGAGTGGCATCTGACCTGGGCCGTAAATCCTCTGCCTTCCTATCCCCTATGCAGCCATCACTATCGACGCCTGCAGCCTCAGACTTGTGTCCCTACTGTGTGTAAAACTCCCAAGGGGGCCTCCGAAGGTAGATGGCAGCCAAGGTTCTACTTTTCGCAGAAACACTTGGGAGCTGCTGACACAGAGTCTGTCACACACCCAACCTTGGGGGAACTGTGCCTGTGCAAAAGCAAGGGGGTTTAGTGCTTGCCGTGGACAGAGACCACCTGACTTACTACTTCCACCCCAGCCCACATCTCAGCAGGAAAGCCCAAGAGTCCATCGCATTGGGAGATGGAGCTGGGGCaaggaaggaagagcagggaAAGAATAAGGAGAGTGGAAGGGGCTCTAGGAGAAATGAGAAAACCCTCTCAAAGAGGTGCTTCTGTTTTTAACAGAAACAACAAGAAAAGCAATTTTGGTACAAGTGCTGTTTCTCAGTATCTTCACAGAGCTCTCCAGGCCTCTGACGTACATGGGCTACAAGAAGGAATGAGAAATAGGACAGACAGAATCTGTATACCTGATTTTCTGGGACAGCCTTGAGTTCACATATATTCTGTATCTATGTCCCCTTAAGTCCAGttttggggtgggtatgagaaaCTGTGTTCACTGTAGCTCCGGGAGCTTCTCGGTCAGGACAGTTTTGTCCCTGCAGGAGCTGCACAGCAATCCACAGTTCTATTCTGGCAAGGCCAAAAGGCTGGGTCTGTGCCAGGGAGTGGTAGGTAATCCTGCACATCCCCTGGGCATACACACCTGGCACCTATGAGCCTGGCCCAGCAAAGGCAGAGTGGGTGGAAAGGGGAATCGAGAAAGCCCAACAGGTGAACAGCTCCCCTGAACACCTTGACATGCTGTTTCCTTTCCTGGGAAAATGGTAACAACTGGTCTTCTGAGGATGTGTGGGGCCACCAACCCTAGCCTGATGATAATCCTTTTACCAGTTTACAGGGCTGTGTTTCATCTTGGGAAAACATGCTCATCTACTTTATTAGTGTAATGAGTCCTTTCTGGCACGCCAATCACTAGATGCCTCAGGGTGGAGTCCAAGCAGGCCTATCCTCAACTCAGCTTTCTCTTTGGAGGAATAAAAACCCTTGGCCACACAGGAGGCACAAGTGTCATCATGCTCATTGCACAGACAGGGCAATGGAGTCCAGGAGGACTGAGGCCTTCCCAGAAGAACTTATATCAGTACAGAGGCAGGACACTGACAACCTTGGATGTGTTTGGGTCCAAGTTCCTGAGGAAGGGGCACTTGGAAGCTAAAAGCTAGCCTAGGAATAGGGCTCAGTTCTTGGTGTTAAGTTTGGAAACCAGTCAATGTTCCCCATCACCACTCCCGTCACTCTGCTCACTCACCATCTTTCTCCCCAGTATGTAATTCCCTTCGCCTTCCCTAGCTACCAGCTGGAGAGGGTAGCAACTGGTGCCAGACGTTTCTTGCATGCAGTAAGTCCTCAGTGAATTCATGCAGATGTTTGTTGACTGTGCACTCATGTGCAGTACATCCATGCAGAAACTGTGCTCTCTGGCTCAGGTGGCTGCTGGTTTTTGGTTGCTTTGCAAGCTTTAACTTTGCACCAGGCCATCCTGAGCTGAATGGTGCTCCTTACTCAGAGTTTCACTGAGAAATCTGCTGGCATTTTCTGGTTCTGTGTGGGTGTCCTCCTGTTGCCCCAGCCTGGAGGAGGCCCTAGGAAAGAGGGTTCTTGGAAGATTCGTTCCTTGCCTACAGGGCTGAGCATCTTCTGTGGCAGCCTTCACTCACCAGTGAGTACCCTCTCCTTCCAGTTCTTCCATTTGGAAAGTGGGTTCCCATGGTGATAGATGACCGATTGCCCATCAGTCAGGCTGGCCAGCTGGTCTTTGTCTCCTCCACCTACAAGAACTTACTCTGGGGAGCTCTTCTGGAAAAGGCCTATGCTAAGTAAGATAAACACTCAAAATCTTTCCCTTCCCATCCccactctgtctctctgtctcatcaGTGTTAAGGGAGGGCATGAGGAGGTAGGCATATTTTATGAAGTGAGACACTGAAGCATGACCCAGTGAATGAAGAAGCGACATATCCACAGACTCTTATGTAGAGGTCCCCCCATCTGAACAAGCATTGCCTCCCCCAATGGATGGAGTCATTTAATGGGGATAGAAACCctgtgtaaatattttctcctttgtccCTGGGATGAGAGAAAGGAGCAGCAGACACATGCCAGAGACTAACCAAGCAGGACGTTCTCTAGACCCATGGCACCTGCCCAGGCTGCAGAATAAATGTCCCCTCCCCGGCTCTCCCATGTTTGCTCCTTCCTTGGGTGGGCTCAGACACAGAGGAATACAGATGGTGTGCAGAGAGGGCGCTAACAGCAATTTGGGGTCCACCACATGCAGGGCACTCTATCAGCACAGCTGGTCTTCACTGTCTAATTTATCAACAACCAAGAACACGACTAGAGTAGGAAGCCCTGGTTTCAGCCCTGCCTCCACTAACGACCACCACGTCACCTCACACGAGGAGTTAGCAGCTCTGAGTCTGAGTCTGTCTTCTGTAAAGTGAGGGGGTGCGGGGGCAATTACTGCAGAATGGCACCCTGACTCAAAGCCTCGAATGGGACTGTGGGTGCTGAAAAGTTCTGAAAATTGTAGGGAAATGGTGAGGGTCTCTCCTACCCACCCCCATAAACCTTGCTCCAGCCAAACAGGTCCCCACGACTCCTGAATAGGCCATACACGCAGAGGACTGGCAGGAACTCTCTTGTCTCTGCAGAAGGAGAAGGTGCTGGAGAATGGGCCGGTAAACAGCCATACCTACACGCTCACAGGAATCAGGAAGGTGGGTGGAATTGGCCCCTCTGTTTGCTTTcagcctcttctctctctaccaGGGTTTCTCACCAGGCCTTGCTTGTCTCGGTGAATGTTATTATCTGTGCCCGGTTGAGGGGGTAAATTCTCTGGTGGGTCTTCCAGAGCCTGCCAAAGTAGGTGGTGGGCTCCCCTTACCTCTGTATCTGTTTTCTGGAGTGAAGTGGTGGGTCCAGTCTCTGCCACCTCTAGGGCACCATTCCCAGCTCACCTGTGCAGCCTCAGCCGGTCGGCCATCTAGCCCAGCTATGTCTCACGACCCTTTCTGGAGCCCCACATCACCCTGAGCTGTTGCTGATGTCCTTTATGTCTGCCTCTTCCCTCCCAGATGTGTTTCATTCTCACATGCTCCTATTCAACAACCTCCCAGTTTCCTTCCATTGCTATACATCTTCTGAGCTCCAGTAGGCATTAAGAGAAAGTAAATCAGACAGGGACCTTGCCTACAATGCGCTTATAGTCAAATGTGGAGACAAACATATTTAAAGCAATAAGGAAGCAAAGTAGAAACTGAGAGAAGAAAGCATAGGTGAAAGGCTTTGGGTTCAGAGGTAAGAGAGAAGACATTCCTCTGCTTGGATTGGAGGGAAGTCAGAAAAGGCTTTATGGAGGAGGTAACATTGAGTTGGCCCCTGAAAGAAGGATAGGTTTGGGTGAGGGCAGAAGGACATTCCTggtggagggaacagcatgtgaaaAGCATGGGGATAAGAAATAGGCAGGGTCAATCTTAAAGAACTTCTGATATTCTCTAGAGAGGCTGACTTCTCCAAAGTCTTCCAATTCCCTTTAACTCTGTTTCAAATGTCTTGAGTTCAACTCACCCTTGACTTCTTCCTCCTAGAGCTCCATCaatcatgtttgtgtgtgtgccaagaacttttaatttaacaaatttatattttgttaatatttatatgtctctatttatatttttagtatttatttaacaaaatttagTTCTTAGTGCTGTATACTGTCCTAACTGCTGTACAAATGTTAACTCAATCTTCATAACAATCGTGTGAGCAGGTGTATGTGcctttgggctgccataacaaaacacaacagcagacatttattctttcacagttctgaaggacagaagtctgaaatcaaggtgtcatgaGGGCCTCTGCACACTTGCCATGTGGACATGTGTctgaggctctaggggagaatcctccCTTGTGTCTTCCAGCTGTGGTGGTCCCAGCATCCTTCAGGTACAGAGCTCCAGTCTTTGTCTCCagcttcacatggccttcttctctgtcttttccctttcttttctcttctcttctcattGGATTTAGGATCCATCCTAATCCAGGGTGATTTCATATctagatccttaacttaattacatctgcaaagacccttttttaCAAATAGGATCACATTGACAGGTCCTGGATTGGCGTTTTATttgcagggggagggggagggacacCATTCAACCCTTTACAGTACAGTGACTATCAGTTTTATTTTGCAGATTAAGAAACagatacagagaggttaagtaactttccctaGGTCTCACAACTGGTAAATAGCAGAGCCATTTTCTCCTCTACTAGCTCTCAGGACCTTTACTCTTCCATTTCAAGGTCTCCTCTGCAGGCATGAATCTCACTCAGTATCTGCAACATTTGTACTTGACACTCAGCCCAGCCACCTAAATTGCTTCTCATTCTGTGCAGGTGACCTGCAACCATGGACTTGAATATCTAGTCAAGCTGCAGAATCCCTGGGGCAAAGTAGAATGAAAAGGAGACTGGAGTGACAGGCACTTCTGAGACAGGCAGGGAGGGtgaggaaggggtgggtgggtgaggccTGCAGAGGAGGTGGCCATCTGTACATAAATtcaaagattttctttctttggccCTCGGATGGACCAGGAAAGCTTTCAGATTGTGAAGGTGAATCTCTCACATTTATAAGGTGTTTAATGATATATACATTGTTTTCTCATTCATTGTAATAATTAAGCCCATGTTTATTGAGAACTTGCCAGCGATGTGCTAAGCCCTTTGAATTTTTATCGTCTCATTTGAACATGTTATTATAAGGTAGGtagttttatccccattttaatgatgaagaaactgatgctTAAGTTAAGTGAATTCCTTGAGGTTGCACAGCATGACTCAACTAAGGTCTTTGGGGTCCAGTCCAGTGTTTTTCCCCTGCTCTGTGTATTCTTTGGCTTGTTGAGTCAGAAGTAGACAGATCCTAACTGGCTCCTACATTCTAGTTTACATTTAGTGACCCCTGGACACTTGGTCCTGGAGATGATCAGGGGGTAAGCCTAGCCTAGCCTTAGCCTGAACTTGAGAACTAAATGCATGGACtaggcctagcctagcctagcctagcacTAAAGGCAACTGTAAAAGGATGCAGGCTTTACAGGCTACAGACTGGCTAAAGGGCAGGGGTGGAAAGGGAGACCAAGTGTTAAAGTCCTTCTTCCTCTTGCTATGGAGATCTATAATGTTTAACCCTGTATAATACTTCAGAGTACACAGATGTATCCACATATACATTATCACTTCATCACTTTTATAGATAAAAAAATGAAGGCTCTGAAAAATAAGTTGAATTTTACTCCTGATACAATGTGCTGcactatatttattatatattaataaagagAACTGTCTTTATTAATTCTGGAATTAATAGAAATCCAAAATAAGGGGCTTGGAACATAATTAATGGGAACAGAGTCTATGTGGTAAAATGGCatccaaatatacatatatatatatatatataatatatgtataaaatatatacatatatataaattttaaagtgtTACAAAAATATAGCATcataatggtggtggtggtggtttgttTCATAGAAGAACAAGTACTTGCATCAGTGATAGGTGATGGGTTAAATTCGTCTTGTTAGCtatgtgatcttaggcaagtctTCTTGACGTCTCTGAGCCAGAGGTgtgatgaggattaaataaaatgatggacTTTTATTTCACAGtgtctaatctgctgttaatcCCATCTggcatctttttcattttagatatcTAATTTCCTAACTAGAGATTCCATTTGAGCATATCTTCCACTTCTCCCTCATTGCGTCCATAGTTCCCTTTACATGCTTGAGGATATGGAGTATATTTATAGTAGCCTTTTAAATGCCATTATCTGCTAGTTCCATCACCTCTTTAATTTATAAGTCTGTTTCTACTGACTGTTTTTATTCCTGGTCATGAATCATACTTTCTGCTTCTTATGTCTAGTAATTTCTTACTGGGTGGTGGACATTGTCAATTTAAGTTAATGACTGCTGAATTTCACTGTATTCCTTTAAagaacattgttttgttttgttttttttctggcagGCGTTTAAGTTAGGGATTATTTTCAtactttgaagttttgttttaaagcatttttaggACAGACCTAGAGATGCCTTTATTTCAGGAATAATTTGGCCCCATTATTAAGGTATAGATCCTGTGGAATCTCTATTAAGGGCCCCATGTGTTCCGTAAGGTCTTTTAACTCTGGCTAGTGGGAATTAAAATAATTCCCAGTCCTCTGTCAGCTCTGGAATTGTTCTGGGTATAGTTTAATCTTGTGGGGTTTCACTTTATATATGCACAGATCTGGTTTTGGCCAAAGATGCAAGGGAACCCCTATGAAGTTCTCTGAATCTCCTTCTTATGTATCTCCCTCCTTCCAGGCACTCTCCCCAGAAAATTCTAGCTGTTTTGGCCTCTTGAACTCCGGACTCTGTCTCCTCCACCCAGGAAGATGGCCAGGTTTTTGTTGGGTTCCGCTTCCCTGTGTCACTGTCCAGGGAATTAGTTTTAGATAGTAGTCTGGGCAATGTTAGGATgcacttcatttattttctttctcttgggacCACTCCTGTGCTGCCTGCTGTCTAATATCTGAAAACTGTTGTTTCTTATATTTTGACACATTTTGAGTTGTTTATGGTAGGGAAGTGATACAGGAAAACCTTGTTCCCTAACTGCCAAAAATTAAAGTCCAAATTCTGGGGCTTGGAACATAAGCAATACCAATGTAGGTTCAAATGCTAGCTCTGATGTTGAATGGCTTTGTAAGGTCAGGCAAGTGacttcatctctttttttttaatattattaaagtaccattgatacacaattttatgatggtttcatatacacaacatagtggttcaacattcacccatattatcaagtcttcacccCTTCCATTATGGTCAACTTAATCTCTtttacctcagtttcctaatctctaaaatatcaataaaaaccCCCACCTTGCAAAGTTGTTGTTAGCCTTTTATGAGGTAGTATATGTACATCAAGAGCCTAGTCCAAAGCTTGGTTCATAGTGAGTAATGAATTAATGTTACAAGTCGCTTTTATAATACAGGATGTGAGATGTCTTGTCTGCAAAGCagcataaaaataagaataaataatgaCACTATAGACCATTTACTAAAAAAAATTCTCTCATGTCCTCTATTATCCTCCTTATTCCTCCTGAAAACATCTCTTTTCTGTTTCAGCTCAAGTGCCTGGAAGCTATTGAGCCCCAGTGAAAAGATAATGCTGCTGAGAAAAAATAATGATGGAGAGTTCTAGTATTTGATTCAGGGACTTGGGACAAATGCCCTGGCTTACATTTAGATATCTACCCACCAACTGGTTATTGGTTACCTCGTGTATGTTAGGCACCACTTATCCAGAGATCAGGAGGATCTCTTTAGGGGCTCCCAATCTGTCAGGGCACAGGTCCTGCAAACACACAGCCACGGTTTCTGAGATGAAAAGTGACCTCCGGCAGGAAGCTCAGCAGACGCTCAAGCAGAGTGTAGGGGTACCTGCCGCTCCTCTCTGACTTCCACTTCGTCTCTGTGTCACTCAGTGCACTCAGTCCCCAGGGCCTTCCTGTGCCCTCCAGAGAAAAATAGCACTgttcccacccaccccaaagCCGCTTACCTCTTTTTATGAAAGGCCCCCAAGGTGCCCTAAGCTGGTGCTCATTCTAGGTGTCTAACACGAGCCCCATCTGTTCCCCTTTCCTTTTGCTGTTCACCCTATTAACTTCCACCCCTTTCCCACGGGCTGCTGTTCTCCCATTACTCATCCTTTCCAGACTGACACCACCTTTTGTCTTTTGATGTGGTCACTGAATTCAAGAACGCTGCAGATACtattatttccactttacagGTAAGTAAACTGAGCATCAGGCCATTCAGTTAGCATGCCTTGGTTCACAAAGTTAGTACAGGTAAAGGGTTTTTATCAATTAATGATTGAGAACTGACTTGTGCAATTTTTATTGAACTTTATATACAATTGACTAGTTGTGAAGGCCTCCATTCAGCTTTATCACCGCAATCAGCAAAGCAGGAGCATTTCCCTTAGACAGCTGTGGGAGGATGCTTTGAGCCACAGGCAGGGTTTCGCTGCAGCCTCTCCTCTCCAAGAGGAAATCCCACACTGACGTAACCAGCCTCCCTCCCGCGGTGCAAGGCCAGCTGAGCCCTGCACTAGGGCATGAAGGACGGGCCCTGCTCTGGTGGGCTGCTTCGTCCTGGTCTCCCCTTTGGTCCTGGTGCCTAAATGGCGTGCTGTTCCCCCTTCTGCACAGGATGACATTGCAGGACTTCAAAGCACATTTCATGCCTCTGGTCATCTGTAAACTGCCCCCAGGCTTGCTGAGTCAGGAGATGGGCCAGAAGTGGGCTACACcatggaggtggggaggaggcgAGGGACAGTGCCCCTGGTAGCTGAATGAAGGCGCCTGAAGTGAGCACCCGCACAGCAGCTGGGGCTCTTGGGTCTAAATGGCCACCTTTCTGGGAAGGGTGGGCATGTAGATGGTTGTGCAGCTCGCACCCAGCACAGGGGTGCaagaggtgggggtgagggtgccTTGCGGCTGAGCTGGGGGCGCTGGCCCTGGGTTGCGTCTGAATCAGCACCAGGAGGCCACAGGCACACATGCATGGACAAAGGGCAGGTTAAGACTTTCCTTGGTTTTAGAATGAGGCCATTTATATGCTGAGGTGACCAGCCCTAAAGGCAGGattgaaataataattttattgtatGTGTCAGGCCCTCCTTCCCTAGAGCAGGTCATCAGTTACAGGAGACAAACATGTCTAAATTCTCAAAATGGAGAGGTTTGGTGACTGTCCCTTTCTCCGCGATGGAAGGAAAGACCTGTGGGGCATGACCTCAGTGGGCCAGGGCACCCTTAGCTCCAGCTTCCCCTCCTCCCACAGtatccctccaccccccactaaGCTGCTCTTAAGCTAAGGCTTGGTCACATTAAAGTCCAAATCCCCATTATGGACACATTCTTCTCATTTAGTTAATATAGTCACAGTAAACATTTATGGGGCACAAATCCTGTGCTGGGTAGAGGGGCTATGGCAGTGAAAATAACTCTCAGTCCGTGTGGCCCTAGAAGAATCTGGGAAggagggatggggtgggagggggaataGAGTTGAGGTTGAGACCCCAAGTCTGTCCAGATGGAAGTCCACGTAGGAATTCTGGGGCAGGTGCCCTGGGTCTGTGCTGTTCTCAGTggtttggggagtgagatgctaggggAGCTGGGCACCCATCTTACTTGCTGTGTTCTGCTCCAGACACATTTTGGGAGAAACTGCAGTTCCTGCTACCCATCTGGAGGCCCCAGGAAGGCAGGAGGTCCCTGGTGCCCTGCAGTGTGCTGGTGTCCCTGCTCCAGAAGCCCAGGCACAGGCCCTGCAACCAGAAGCCTCCCTTGCCATCGGCTTCTACcttcttgggggtggggggtaggtGGGCCTCACCTGGGGTCTCCAACTGCTAGTTatcctttctttctgtttcctgtCCTCTGCACCTTCCATCTCTACCCAAAGACCTGGGTGCAAATCTAGGCTCTGTCCCTTAGATCAAACCACTTCCTTGCACCTGGGCATCAGTTCTTTATCTGGGTAATGGAGACAATGGTATTTATGCAAAAGGTGCAATAAAAGAAGATCGTGTGGAGGGTGTTTGTCATTGTTCCTATCACAACAATCAGTGttgatttccttttcctttccccaaACACCAAGGCAGCTGTCCTGTACCTTCTCCAGAGTTCCCTGTGGTGGATTAAAATGTCACTGACCAGGATAGCAAgtctcaggggaggggagggctccCTGGGGAAGAGTCTTCTCCTCTGTGAGCCTCCATTAGCATTTGTGCTTCTCACAGAACTGGATTCACTGCCTAAtgcagtttctctctctctttttttttttcggaTGAGCAAGGTGAGTCCCCACTTGACCAGCTGGCCTTCATTTGGAGTGATGTCATATGTGGCCAAGCCACCGTGAGGTTCAGTTGGCCTATATGTAAGAGCTATGAGAATGTGTTACAATATAACCAGCTACCCACGTGTGTGGCAGGAAAGGGCACCTGCTATTCTTTTTATCCAGAGACCTCAGGAAATCCTGCTGCATCTGAGGAAGGTCTCTGAGTCTGGTGGAGAACCGTTGAAGTTCAGAATTTATTAAGTCCCTAAATAAGTACTTAGGGCTAATATTGAAGACTGTCCTAGCATAAGAAGGATGATAAATCACAACCTTGCCTGACTTATGAAGCCCATAATAACATAGATCATAGCATATGGGGCATCAGGAGGCCATGTAGCCCACCTCCTTGGGGACAAGGGACAAAGCCTTGGGAAAAGAGACAGAAATACAGGTACTCTGTAGTCAACTATAG from the Manis pentadactyla isolate mManPen7 chromosome 2, mManPen7.hap1, whole genome shotgun sequence genome contains:
- the CAPN14 gene encoding LOW QUALITY PROTEIN: calpain-14 (The sequence of the model RefSeq protein was modified relative to this genomic sequence to represent the inferred CDS: inserted 1 base in 1 codon; substituted 5 bases at 5 genomic stop codons) — encoded protein: MAHGGEGALSKLLGPSSAPASSSNQGRREGKYNVAGQESCDLGNEVKPAIKLPDAGSDAGVPDLPADPPSLLGPECTEGMLWRRSCQAAALGRWKLGRKDSMWDLWLPRQDKETLQERWVRDGCLFGDNSFPATLRSAGGGPLLRKLPPGLQWQPSPELHSNPQFYSGKAKRLGLCQGVVGGCWFLVALQALTLHQAILSXMVLLTQSFTEKSAGIFWFFLPFGKWVPMVIDDRLPISQAGQLVFVSSTYKNLLWGALLEKAYANVKGGHEEKEKVLENGPVNSHTYTLTGIRKVTCNHGLEYLVKLQNPWGKVEXKGDWSDSSSAWKLLSPSEKIMLLRKNNDGEFXMTLQDFKAHFMPLVICKLPPGLLSQEMGQKWATPWRWGGGEGQGAGHPSYLLCSAPDTFWEKLQFLLPIWRPQEGRRSLVPCSVLVSLLQKPRHRPCNQKPXLAIGFYLLGGGGKETADQNEGXDEFFTKLLEKYPEINAVRLQKILNHVTWPNKPLSHLVPPRLMGSTETPHSSRTLSILDFKDPXKQLMLNQEVFHKQDSSQSGYLNSTQLWAAMGDAVLLSDDTCQLMLIHYGGPNLRKDLVSFVHLVLSVESREDVFQNLTQDGKDIYLQKPEASHPDRWSTPSLKDTDRLLVVIDFLMREKDF